From Oreochromis aureus strain Israel breed Guangdong linkage group 4, ZZ_aureus, whole genome shotgun sequence, a single genomic window includes:
- the LOC116332134 gene encoding nuclear GTPase SLIP-GC-like — MVTVHMHISCSSSADIHDQIIKRNIQAKDGVRKEFNKRSKIKKHFSDDSFKVFTVSSKEFLKGKHLSPEETEIPKLKGFLQELNDCHSETVNYVSGAYGILSLIEGARRRKEGAGKADDVCKVLEKNMTEQLDQVKKAVEKAIKDFEQCLTEGVKNSKTSDEKLKSFLDHDKQPSFFKTVEAVVRKDGMHKTKKGEHINLNTVLASCLTDSIDEKFRKTFPNDVKGGSFNGVISRFSLDTKSLIQKYQDVKLQLIFLQTEEDKIKAKLNKIILKGKKVIYNSLTETSEKNMKKCYEDARKISGNDALKKMRKTIETHVSSNRNIYEDTKETMMKKMNILMIYQIITYNETKLWHYKDLVCNDELN; from the exons ATGGTAACAGTACATATGCACATTTCTTGTAGTTCATCAGCTGATATCCATGATCAGataattaaaagaaacattCAAGCCAAGGATGGAGTAAGGAAAGAATTCAACAAGAGAAGCAAGATTAAG AAACACTTCAGTGATGACAGTTTCAAAGTGTTCACAGTGAGCTCCAAAGAGTTCCTAAAAGGGAAGCATCTAAGTCCAGAAGAAACTG AAATACCCAAACTTAAAGGATTTTTGCAAGAGCTCAATGACTGTCACTCAGAGACAGTAAACTATGTGAGTGGAGCTTATGGGATTCTGTCTTTGATTGAAGGTGCCAGGCGCAGAAAAGAG GGTGCTGGAAAAGCAGATGATGTATGTAAAGTTCTCGAGAAAAACATGACAGAACAACTTGATCAAGTGAAAAAAGCAGTTGAAAAAGCGATCAAGGATTTTGAACAGTGTCTTACAGAAGGGGTTAAAAATTCCAAAACCTctgatgaaaaactgaaatcctTTTTGGACCATGAT aaacagccTAGTTTTTTCAAGACAGTGGAGGCTGTGGTTAGGAAAGACGGcatgcacaaaacaaaaaaaggggaaCACATAAATCTCAACACAGTATTAGCTTCATGCTTGACTGACAGCATTGATGAAAAATTCAGAAAGACCTTCCC aaatgatGTTAAAGGCGGATCTTTCAATGGAGTCATCAGTAGATTTTCACTTGACACAAAGTCACTGATTCAAAAATACcaagatgtcaaactgcagctGATATTTCTCCAGACAGAG gAGGATAAAATTAAGGCAAAACTCAACAAAATAATCCTAAAGGGGAAGAAAGTAATCTACAACAGTCTAACAGAGACATctgagaaaaacatgaaaaagtgcTATGAAG aTGCACGAAAAATTTCAGGGAATgatgcactgaaaaaaatgaggAAGACTATTGAGACACATGTATCCTCAAATAGGAACATTTATGAGGACACAAAAGAGACCATGATGAAGAAGATGAATATATTGATGATTTAtcaaattataacatataatGAGACCAAGTTGTGG CATTACAAAGATTTAGTCTGCAATGATGAGCTGAACTGA
- the LOC116332132 gene encoding nuclear GTPase SLIP-GC-like isoform X1, with protein MDDFVRNKLLEWGLSEWVEKFKDEQIDAESLCELDDREIDNLITKAGPRVKFKKKLKLLKLEQEHEEAAGLVQEEQTSNQETVISFQCEQEHEEVPDVVQVLPSTSDTGKRKSDLQSDASRLQSPAKRQRQSMPGFAESILSDVKNIMTFVHARLNDQDKLSAFLKKKISDLETDKRELVGVFGKTGAGKSSLINAIIKEKNLLPSGSINACTSVMIKLEANTHSSEYEAEIEFITKEEWNDELWSFRQFLRNKKNQDKEDEDYHDAVEKLSALYGEDWRRSFENLMDRKYFKEIPEFLESRRKILTCESANELSAEFVKYTRSDSKQGEGNEGKKWFWPLVKCVTVRVPTNPFLQHVTLVDLPGNGDCNKSRDQMWKGIVGDCSTVWIVTEINRAASEKEAWDILESVSSLIGNGGECQQIHFICTKSDLLDDSDDLSSADIHDRIVKRNMQAKDGVKKAFNKRTRIKKHFTDDSFKVFTVSSREFLKGKHLSPQETEITKLQGFLQELNDCHSETVNYVNGAYGILSLIQGANSRGVDSKKGEVCAELERIMNLQLENVRKEMEETYMAFEKCLNDGVEKSKRSYGEKLKNFLYRGKKGGAFHRVLKCVVENGGVHKPKNGTLINLNMKLASGLIDSIDEEFRKTFPNDSERGAFSGVINEFSLNTDSLTEKYKSAELQFRFLKTEEEKIKAKLNRMMRKQKKRVYSSLIETIEDIMEEGYKKAAEFEGEGVLYNMRETIENHVHSKKDMFELAKNTMLEKLHSLMVNILEILKKIMKESIERSFKTDGSSLPDVSTELEMVKKYCDQLAASLDDETSLDLLTG; from the exons ATGGATGATTTCGTAAGAAACAAACTGCTTGAATGGGGGCTAAGTGAGTGGGTGGAGAAATTTAAAG ATGAACAAATCGATGCTGAAAGTCTGTGTGAGCTTGATGATCGAGAAATTGATAATTTGATCACAAAAGCTGGACCAAGAGTGAAATTCAAGAAGAAACTCAAGCTGTTAAAG CTTGAACAGGAGCATGAAGAAGCAGCTGGTCTGGTTCAG GAAGAACAAACCTCAAATCAGGAAACAGTCATTTCTTTTCAA TGTGAACAGGAGCATGAAGAGGTACCTGATGTGGTTCAG GTCTTGCCATCCACAAGTGATACAG GAAAGAGAAAATCAGACCTTCAAAGTGATGCCAGCAGGTTGCAGTCACCAGCTAAGCGACAGCGTCAGTCAATGCCAGGATTTGCAG AATCAATACTGTCTGATGTAAAAAACATCATGACATTTGTACATGCCAGACTAAATGACCAAGACAAACTCAGTGCTTTCTTGAA GAAAAAGATCAGTGATTTGGAGACAGACAAGAGGGAGCTGGTTGGTGTCTTTGGTAAAACTGGGGCTGGAAAGAGCTCTTTGATAAATGCCATCATCAAAGAGAAGAATCTTTTACCCTCAGGAAGCATCAATGCCTGCACCTCAGTCATGATAAAACTGGAAGCTAACACACACAGCTCAGAGTATGAAGCAGAAATTGAGTTCATCACAAAGGAG GAGTGGAACGATGAGTTGTGGTCATTTCGTCAGTTTCTtcgcaataaaaaaaatcaggacaAGGAAGATGAGGATTATCATGATGCTGTTGAAAAGCTGTCAGCACTGTATGGAGAAGACTGGAGAAGGTCCTTTGAAAACCTCATGGATCGCAAATATTTCAAAGAAATTCCAGAATTTCTCGAATCCAGGCGGAAGATTTTGACATGTGAATCA GCTAATGAACTTTCTGCAGAATTTGTCAAGTACACAAGAAGTGATTCAAAGCAAGGAGAaggtaatgaaggaaaaaagTGGTTTTGGCCACTAGTGAAGTGTGTGACTGTCAGGGTGCCAACCAATCCTTTTCTCCAGCATGTCACACTTGTGGACCTTCCTGGAAATGGTGACTGTAACAAGAGCAGAGATCAGATGTGGAAAGGG ATAGTTGGAGATTGTTCTACTGTATGGATTGTGACTGAAATTAATCGAGCAGCATCAGAGAAAGAGGCCTGGGATATCCTGGAAAGTGTCAGTAGTCTGATTGGAAATGGTGGCGAATGTCAGCAAATTCACTTTATCTGCACCAAGTCTGATCTTCTTGATGATTCAGATGATCT TTCATCAGCTGATATCCATGATCGAATAGTTAAAAGAAACATGCAAGCCAAGGATGGAGTAAAGAAAGCATTCAACAAGCGAACCAGGATTAAG aaacacttcactGATGACAGTTTCAAAGTGTTCACAGTGAGCTCCAGAGAGTTCCTAAAAGGGAAGCATCTAAGTCCACAAGAGACCG AAATAACCAAACTTCAGGGATTTTTGCAAGAGCTCAATGactgtcactctgagacagtaAACTATGTGAATGGAGCTTATGGGATTCTGTCTTTGATTCAAGGAGCCAACTCCAGAGGAGTG GATAGCAAAAAAGGTGAGGTGTGTGCAGAACTTGAGAGAATCATGAACCTCCAACTTGAAAATGTCCGAAAAGAAATGGAAGAGACCTATATGGCTTTTGAAAAATGTCTTAATGATGGCGTTGAGAAATCCAAACGTTCATATGGAGAAAAACTCAAGAACTTCTTGTATCGt ggAAAGAAGGGTGGTGCTTTTCACAGGGTACTGAAGTGTGTCGTTGAGAATGGTGGCGTCCACAAACCAAAGAACGGGACCCTAATAAACCTTAACATGAAGTTGGCTTCAGGTCTGATTGACAGCATTGATGAAGAATTCAGAAAGACCTTCCC AAATGACTCAGAACGCGGAGCATTCAGTGGAGTCATCAATGAATTTTCTCTTAACACTGATTCTCTGACTGAAAAgtacaaaagtgctgaactgcagTTCAGGTTTCTCAAGACAGAG GAAGAAAAAATTAAGGCAAAACTGAACAGAATGATGcggaaacagaagaaaagagtCTACAGCAGTCTGATAGAGACAATTGAAGACATTATGGAAGAAGGCTACAAGA AGGCTGCAGAATTTGAAGGAGAAGGCGTGCTGTACAACATGAGGGAGACTATTGAGAACCATGTGCACTCAAAGAAGGACATGTTTGAGCTGGCAAAAAATACCATGTTGGAGAAGTTGCACAGTTTGATG GTAAACATCCTGGAGATTCTGAAGAAAATTATGAAGGAATCCATTGAACGTTCATTTAAAACTGATGGGAGCTCACTCCCAG atgtttcaACAGAACTTGAGATGGTGAAGAAATATTGTGATCAACTTGCAGCCAGTCTAGACGATGAAACATCACTGG ATTTGCTGACTGGGTAG
- the LOC116332132 gene encoding nuclear GTPase SLIP-GC-like isoform X2 has translation MDDFVRNKLLEWGLSEWVEKFKDEQIDAESLCELDDREIDNLITKAGPRVKFKKKLKLLKLEQEHEEAAGLVQCEQEHEEVPDVVQVLPSTSDTGKRKSDLQSDASRLQSPAKRQRQSMPGFAESILSDVKNIMTFVHARLNDQDKLSAFLKKKISDLETDKRELVGVFGKTGAGKSSLINAIIKEKNLLPSGSINACTSVMIKLEANTHSSEYEAEIEFITKEEWNDELWSFRQFLRNKKNQDKEDEDYHDAVEKLSALYGEDWRRSFENLMDRKYFKEIPEFLESRRKILTCESANELSAEFVKYTRSDSKQGEGNEGKKWFWPLVKCVTVRVPTNPFLQHVTLVDLPGNGDCNKSRDQMWKGIVGDCSTVWIVTEINRAASEKEAWDILESVSSLIGNGGECQQIHFICTKSDLLDDSDDLSSADIHDRIVKRNMQAKDGVKKAFNKRTRIKKHFTDDSFKVFTVSSREFLKGKHLSPQETEITKLQGFLQELNDCHSETVNYVNGAYGILSLIQGANSRGVDSKKGEVCAELERIMNLQLENVRKEMEETYMAFEKCLNDGVEKSKRSYGEKLKNFLYRGKKGGAFHRVLKCVVENGGVHKPKNGTLINLNMKLASGLIDSIDEEFRKTFPNDSERGAFSGVINEFSLNTDSLTEKYKSAELQFRFLKTEEEKIKAKLNRMMRKQKKRVYSSLIETIEDIMEEGYKKAAEFEGEGVLYNMRETIENHVHSKKDMFELAKNTMLEKLHSLMVNILEILKKIMKESIERSFKTDGSSLPDVSTELEMVKKYCDQLAASLDDETSLDLLTG, from the exons ATGGATGATTTCGTAAGAAACAAACTGCTTGAATGGGGGCTAAGTGAGTGGGTGGAGAAATTTAAAG ATGAACAAATCGATGCTGAAAGTCTGTGTGAGCTTGATGATCGAGAAATTGATAATTTGATCACAAAAGCTGGACCAAGAGTGAAATTCAAGAAGAAACTCAAGCTGTTAAAG CTTGAACAGGAGCATGAAGAAGCAGCTGGTCTGGTTCAG TGTGAACAGGAGCATGAAGAGGTACCTGATGTGGTTCAG GTCTTGCCATCCACAAGTGATACAG GAAAGAGAAAATCAGACCTTCAAAGTGATGCCAGCAGGTTGCAGTCACCAGCTAAGCGACAGCGTCAGTCAATGCCAGGATTTGCAG AATCAATACTGTCTGATGTAAAAAACATCATGACATTTGTACATGCCAGACTAAATGACCAAGACAAACTCAGTGCTTTCTTGAA GAAAAAGATCAGTGATTTGGAGACAGACAAGAGGGAGCTGGTTGGTGTCTTTGGTAAAACTGGGGCTGGAAAGAGCTCTTTGATAAATGCCATCATCAAAGAGAAGAATCTTTTACCCTCAGGAAGCATCAATGCCTGCACCTCAGTCATGATAAAACTGGAAGCTAACACACACAGCTCAGAGTATGAAGCAGAAATTGAGTTCATCACAAAGGAG GAGTGGAACGATGAGTTGTGGTCATTTCGTCAGTTTCTtcgcaataaaaaaaatcaggacaAGGAAGATGAGGATTATCATGATGCTGTTGAAAAGCTGTCAGCACTGTATGGAGAAGACTGGAGAAGGTCCTTTGAAAACCTCATGGATCGCAAATATTTCAAAGAAATTCCAGAATTTCTCGAATCCAGGCGGAAGATTTTGACATGTGAATCA GCTAATGAACTTTCTGCAGAATTTGTCAAGTACACAAGAAGTGATTCAAAGCAAGGAGAaggtaatgaaggaaaaaagTGGTTTTGGCCACTAGTGAAGTGTGTGACTGTCAGGGTGCCAACCAATCCTTTTCTCCAGCATGTCACACTTGTGGACCTTCCTGGAAATGGTGACTGTAACAAGAGCAGAGATCAGATGTGGAAAGGG ATAGTTGGAGATTGTTCTACTGTATGGATTGTGACTGAAATTAATCGAGCAGCATCAGAGAAAGAGGCCTGGGATATCCTGGAAAGTGTCAGTAGTCTGATTGGAAATGGTGGCGAATGTCAGCAAATTCACTTTATCTGCACCAAGTCTGATCTTCTTGATGATTCAGATGATCT TTCATCAGCTGATATCCATGATCGAATAGTTAAAAGAAACATGCAAGCCAAGGATGGAGTAAAGAAAGCATTCAACAAGCGAACCAGGATTAAG aaacacttcactGATGACAGTTTCAAAGTGTTCACAGTGAGCTCCAGAGAGTTCCTAAAAGGGAAGCATCTAAGTCCACAAGAGACCG AAATAACCAAACTTCAGGGATTTTTGCAAGAGCTCAATGactgtcactctgagacagtaAACTATGTGAATGGAGCTTATGGGATTCTGTCTTTGATTCAAGGAGCCAACTCCAGAGGAGTG GATAGCAAAAAAGGTGAGGTGTGTGCAGAACTTGAGAGAATCATGAACCTCCAACTTGAAAATGTCCGAAAAGAAATGGAAGAGACCTATATGGCTTTTGAAAAATGTCTTAATGATGGCGTTGAGAAATCCAAACGTTCATATGGAGAAAAACTCAAGAACTTCTTGTATCGt ggAAAGAAGGGTGGTGCTTTTCACAGGGTACTGAAGTGTGTCGTTGAGAATGGTGGCGTCCACAAACCAAAGAACGGGACCCTAATAAACCTTAACATGAAGTTGGCTTCAGGTCTGATTGACAGCATTGATGAAGAATTCAGAAAGACCTTCCC AAATGACTCAGAACGCGGAGCATTCAGTGGAGTCATCAATGAATTTTCTCTTAACACTGATTCTCTGACTGAAAAgtacaaaagtgctgaactgcagTTCAGGTTTCTCAAGACAGAG GAAGAAAAAATTAAGGCAAAACTGAACAGAATGATGcggaaacagaagaaaagagtCTACAGCAGTCTGATAGAGACAATTGAAGACATTATGGAAGAAGGCTACAAGA AGGCTGCAGAATTTGAAGGAGAAGGCGTGCTGTACAACATGAGGGAGACTATTGAGAACCATGTGCACTCAAAGAAGGACATGTTTGAGCTGGCAAAAAATACCATGTTGGAGAAGTTGCACAGTTTGATG GTAAACATCCTGGAGATTCTGAAGAAAATTATGAAGGAATCCATTGAACGTTCATTTAAAACTGATGGGAGCTCACTCCCAG atgtttcaACAGAACTTGAGATGGTGAAGAAATATTGTGATCAACTTGCAGCCAGTCTAGACGATGAAACATCACTGG ATTTGCTGACTGGGTAG